In a single window of the Niabella ginsenosidivorans genome:
- a CDS encoding multidrug effflux MFS transporter, with product MQTTDITNKRTRVVLIAILGLLTAIGPFSIDMYLPGFPAMANDLHTSINTIAYSLSSFFIGLCVGQLISGPLLDRYGRKRPLIIGLAVYIAASIGCVLVRTPEGLIALRFIQALGCCVSMVAPRAITRDVFPLEDNAKVLSLLILLLGVSPILAPTFGSYIVDVYQWQDVFIILALIAAATLAAVVFLFRESKAPDASVSLKPRPILNAFGGVLKNPQFATYAFAGGVSFAGLFAYLSGSPFLFMEYFGVSKTGYGAIFAIIAAGLIGSSQLNAFLLKKYSSEQLVTASILLQTFIGFVLLIGITTGILGLYSTIAVIFLLFCTLGISSPNTAALSILPFSKEAGSASALLGALQMGLGALAAALTGVFANNTPVPLAIIIAASGLLALGALLVGQRRVKQLPAMESITETISEQAEEEACIMV from the coding sequence ATGCAAACAACAGACATAACAAATAAAAGAACAAGAGTAGTACTCATAGCCATCCTTGGCTTACTCACCGCTATTGGTCCTTTTTCCATAGATATGTACCTGCCCGGTTTTCCGGCCATGGCCAATGACCTGCATACCTCCATCAATACCATTGCCTACTCACTATCCAGCTTCTTTATCGGGCTCTGTGTGGGGCAGCTGATCAGCGGTCCGCTGCTGGACCGTTATGGAAGAAAACGCCCGCTGATCATCGGGCTGGCAGTATATATTGCCGCATCCATTGGCTGTGTACTGGTGCGTACGCCGGAGGGGCTCATAGCGCTGCGTTTTATACAGGCATTGGGCTGCTGTGTATCTATGGTGGCACCCCGTGCCATTACCAGGGATGTGTTCCCTTTGGAAGACAATGCCAAAGTATTGTCATTGCTTATTCTTTTATTAGGAGTATCTCCCATTCTGGCACCCACTTTTGGCAGCTATATAGTGGACGTATATCAATGGCAGGACGTATTCATCATCCTGGCCCTCATTGCCGCTGCTACCCTGGCTGCTGTGGTGTTCCTGTTTCGTGAAAGCAAGGCGCCGGATGCTTCCGTATCATTAAAGCCCCGGCCCATACTCAATGCATTTGGCGGTGTGCTCAAAAACCCGCAGTTTGCTACCTATGCATTTGCCGGTGGGGTTTCTTTTGCAGGGCTTTTTGCCTACCTGTCAGGATCGCCCTTTTTGTTTATGGAATACTTTGGTGTATCCAAAACCGGGTACGGAGCCATCTTTGCGATTATTGCAGCGGGGCTCATTGGCAGCAGCCAGTTAAATGCCTTCCTGTTAAAAAAATATTCCAGCGAGCAGCTGGTCACCGCATCCATCCTGTTGCAAACCTTTATTGGCTTTGTGCTGCTGATCGGTATTACCACCGGTATCTTAGGACTGTATAGTACTATTGCAGTTATCTTTCTCCTTTTCTGCACATTGGGCATCAGTTCCCCCAATACGGCGGCGCTCAGCATCCTGCCTTTTAGTAAGGAAGCAGGAAGTGCTTCTGCATTGCTGGGTGCCCTGCAAATGGGGTTGGGCGCACTGGCCGCCGCCCTTACCGGTGTTTTTGCCAACAACACGCCTGTGCCTCTAGCCATCATTATTGCCGCCAGCGGATTGCTGGCCCTGGGCGCCCTGCTGGTTGGCCAGCGGCGGGTAAAGCAATTACCGGCAATGGAAAGCATTACTGAAACGATTTCAGAGCAGGCAGAAGAAGAAGCGTGCATTATGGTATAG
- a CDS encoding efflux transporter outer membrane subunit, translating into MNYLSMKTRSSLHYLLPLVIIIVMAASCKVGQAYKQPEVPLPKEFRTVSTADTSSIADVKWNQFFTDTALQALISKGISYNYDLQIALKRVAASVQTLRQARLLQLPQLSFSVAAQTTNPSNNSLNGLNIGSYIGRQHVEDFNAAFNLSWEADIWGRIRRQQEATMAGYLQTYEASKAVQTQIVANIAQGYYNLLMLDEQLNIAKKNLLLVDSTLYFTRLQRNAGEVTTLAVQQVEAQKQSTALLIPQLEQNIAVQENALSILTGSLPGPVERGKGLFRSEIPQWLTPGIPSAILSRRPDVRAKEMELIAANAKAGIAQANMYPSLSITAQGGLNSYLANNWFNIPASLFGTLLGSVTQPVFQQRRLKTQLEAAKIQREQSVLEFRQSVLTAIGEVSDALVATEKLKEQKTIAMDQADTLQLAIKNARLLFKSGMANYIEVLSAQANVLQAELNLANIHRLQLSAAVDLYRSLGGGWK; encoded by the coding sequence ATGAATTATTTAAGTATGAAAACAAGAAGTTCCCTGCATTACCTGCTGCCATTGGTTATTATCATTGTTATGGCAGCATCCTGTAAAGTGGGGCAGGCTTATAAACAACCGGAAGTGCCGCTTCCAAAGGAATTCCGCACCGTAAGTACGGCTGATACCAGCAGTATTGCCGATGTGAAATGGAATCAGTTCTTCACGGATACGGCTTTACAGGCCCTCATCAGCAAAGGCATCAGCTATAATTATGATCTACAGATAGCGCTGAAACGTGTAGCTGCTTCTGTACAAACATTAAGGCAGGCCAGGCTGTTGCAACTACCCCAGCTTAGCTTCAGCGTTGCGGCGCAAACCACCAACCCGTCCAACAACAGTTTAAACGGGTTAAACATCGGCAGCTATATTGGCAGGCAACACGTGGAAGATTTCAATGCAGCTTTTAATCTTTCCTGGGAAGCAGACATCTGGGGCAGGATCCGCCGCCAGCAGGAAGCCACCATGGCCGGCTATTTACAAACCTACGAGGCTTCAAAGGCGGTGCAGACACAAATTGTAGCCAATATTGCACAGGGCTATTACAACCTGCTGATGCTTGATGAACAGCTGAACATCGCAAAAAAGAACCTGTTGCTGGTAGATAGTACGCTTTATTTTACCCGACTGCAACGCAATGCAGGCGAAGTAACCACACTGGCCGTACAGCAGGTGGAAGCACAGAAGCAATCCACTGCCCTGCTCATTCCCCAGTTAGAGCAGAACATTGCCGTACAGGAAAATGCCCTAAGCATTTTAACCGGTAGTCTGCCCGGACCGGTGGAGCGGGGCAAAGGGCTCTTCCGGTCGGAGATACCACAGTGGCTGACGCCGGGCATTCCTTCTGCAATACTCAGCCGGCGGCCGGATGTACGCGCTAAGGAAATGGAGCTCATCGCTGCCAATGCAAAGGCAGGTATTGCCCAGGCCAATATGTACCCAAGCCTGTCCATAACAGCGCAGGGCGGGTTAAATTCTTATCTGGCGAATAACTGGTTCAACATACCGGCATCCCTGTTTGGTACCCTGCTGGGCAGCGTTACACAACCTGTGTTTCAGCAACGCCGGTTAAAAACACAACTGGAGGCCGCAAAGATCCAGCGGGAGCAATCCGTGCTGGAGTTCCGGCAATCGGTATTGACCGCCATCGGCGAGGTGTCTGATGCCCTGGTAGCCACAGAAAAATTAAAGGAGCAAAAGACCATTGCCATGGATCAGGCAGATACGTTACAACTGGCCATTAAAAACGCACGACTGCTGTTCAAAAGCGGTATGGCCAATTATATAGAAGTATTATCAGCACAGGCCAATGTATTGCAGGCCGAGCTGAACCTCGCCAATATTCACCGTTTGCAGCTGAGTGCTGCAGTAGACCTCTACCGCTCCCTTGGAGGCGGATGGAAATAA
- a CDS encoding efflux RND transporter permease subunit translates to MLKKFIQRPVLSTVISVILLLLGILSLFSLPVTLFPDIAPPSVQVTATYPGANGEVVARSVATPLEEAINGVENMTYMTSNSSNDGTMTLTVFFKQGTDPDIASVNVQNRVSKAVNQIPQEVVQSGISTQKVQNSFIMFTGLYSEDSTQYDELFLENFLKINVIPQIQRIPGVAQAQVFGAKDYSMRIWLKPDRLAANSLSPQDVLAAIKDQSLEAAPGRLGQNSDEVFEYVMKYKGKLNQNEDYENIVIKANANGSVLRLKDLARVEFGAFTYNANNRLNGKPVSGFAILQTAGSNANDILTEVDKQLKELYTTMPKGIKPVTMYNSKEFLDASIHQVRETLIIAFILVFIVVFIFLQDFRSTLIPAIAVPVAIVGTFFFLQLFGFTINLLTLFALVLAIGIVVDDAIVVVEAVHAKMEHKDMPVRKATVQSMNEISGAIISITLVMAAVFVPVGFMQGPAGVFYRQFAFTLAIAILISAVNALTLSPALCALFLKSPHNAGEKGHHQKPAGFAGRFFAAFNAGFRSLTNRYVGSLRFLIRKKWIAVGALALIAVASYLLIKRTPTGFIPTEDQGFVLYAVNTPPGSSLHRTHKATEAIDKIIKKEEAVNNLWVADGLNFISNASASPYAAGFIRLKDVDKRGALKNPDEIAAALTGKVTSVKDANTFFFNFPTVQGFGNVSGFEFMLQDRTNGPLDKLGNTAGAFIGALMKRKEIAYAFTTFAAGNPQFSIETDYIKAKQLGVSVNDLMQTLQIYFGSSFVSDFNRFGKYYRVMAQADIPYRKDPASLDEIFVKNNLGEMVPVKTLVKLKRVFGPETVTRNNLFNAVTINGMPKPGYSTGDAIHAIEETAKTALPRGYSYEWTGITREERSAGSQQVYIFLLSIIFVYFLLSAQYESYILPFAVILTVPAGILGVFLFIGFAGLENNIYVQIGLIMLIGLLAKNAILIVEYAVQRRRKGMSLVASALEASRLRLRPILMTSFAFIVGMLPLVFAKGASAIGNHSIGYSTVGGMLTGVLLGIFIIPVLYIIFQYLQEKVVAKRAHEEDDWEME, encoded by the coding sequence ATGCTTAAAAAATTCATACAACGACCCGTATTATCCACTGTAATTTCAGTGATTCTGCTTTTGCTGGGTATCTTATCCCTTTTCTCGCTGCCGGTTACATTATTCCCGGATATTGCACCACCCAGTGTGCAGGTAACAGCTACCTACCCGGGCGCTAACGGAGAAGTAGTGGCCCGTTCTGTGGCAACACCATTGGAAGAAGCCATTAACGGCGTGGAGAACATGACCTACATGACCTCCAATTCCAGTAATGATGGCACCATGACCCTGACCGTATTTTTCAAACAGGGGACTGACCCCGATATTGCTTCAGTGAACGTTCAGAACCGTGTATCAAAAGCCGTCAACCAGATCCCTCAGGAAGTAGTGCAATCAGGCATCTCCACGCAAAAGGTACAGAACAGCTTTATCATGTTCACCGGTCTTTATAGTGAAGACAGCACGCAATATGATGAGTTGTTCCTGGAAAACTTTTTAAAGATCAACGTGATCCCCCAGATACAGCGGATCCCCGGTGTGGCACAGGCACAGGTGTTTGGCGCCAAAGATTATTCTATGCGCATCTGGCTGAAACCGGACCGCCTGGCAGCCAACAGCCTCTCTCCCCAGGATGTACTGGCAGCCATCAAGGACCAGAGCCTGGAAGCAGCTCCCGGCCGGCTGGGCCAGAACAGCGATGAGGTATTTGAATATGTGATGAAGTATAAAGGCAAGCTGAACCAGAATGAGGATTATGAAAATATCGTCATAAAAGCCAATGCCAATGGTTCCGTGCTGCGGCTGAAAGACCTGGCCCGTGTGGAGTTTGGCGCTTTTACCTACAACGCCAACAACCGCCTGAACGGGAAACCGGTTTCCGGGTTTGCTATTTTGCAGACCGCCGGATCCAACGCTAACGACATTCTTACCGAGGTGGACAAACAGTTAAAAGAGCTGTACACGACCATGCCCAAAGGCATCAAACCGGTTACCATGTATAACTCCAAGGAATTCCTGGACGCGTCCATACACCAGGTACGGGAAACGCTCATCATTGCATTCATACTGGTATTTATTGTGGTATTTATTTTCCTGCAGGATTTCCGTTCCACGCTCATACCGGCTATTGCAGTGCCGGTGGCTATTGTAGGTACCTTCTTCTTCCTGCAGCTATTCGGTTTTACCATTAACCTGTTAACGCTGTTTGCGCTGGTGCTGGCCATTGGTATTGTGGTGGATGATGCCATTGTGGTAGTGGAGGCCGTGCACGCAAAAATGGAGCACAAGGATATGCCGGTGCGCAAAGCCACCGTGCAGTCTATGAACGAGATCTCCGGCGCCATCATTTCCATCACCCTGGTAATGGCGGCAGTGTTTGTACCGGTCGGTTTTATGCAGGGCCCGGCTGGCGTGTTCTACAGGCAGTTTGCCTTTACACTGGCCATCGCCATTTTAATATCGGCGGTTAATGCATTAACACTGAGTCCCGCATTGTGCGCGCTTTTTTTAAAAAGCCCGCACAATGCCGGTGAAAAAGGCCACCATCAAAAACCCGCCGGGTTTGCAGGTCGCTTCTTTGCTGCTTTTAATGCAGGTTTCCGGTCTTTAACCAACCGGTATGTAGGAAGCCTGCGTTTCCTGATCCGTAAAAAATGGATCGCTGTTGGTGCGCTGGCCCTTATAGCAGTAGCCAGTTACCTGCTTATTAAACGGACGCCTACCGGTTTTATTCCAACGGAAGACCAGGGTTTTGTATTGTATGCCGTTAATACACCACCCGGAAGCTCCCTGCACCGTACCCATAAAGCCACAGAAGCGATCGACAAGATCATTAAAAAAGAAGAAGCGGTAAATAATCTTTGGGTGGCAGACGGGTTGAACTTTATCAGCAATGCCAGTGCTTCTCCTTACGCAGCAGGTTTCATCCGGCTGAAGGATGTGGACAAACGCGGGGCATTGAAAAACCCGGATGAGATCGCAGCAGCGCTTACGGGAAAAGTAACTTCAGTAAAAGATGCCAATACTTTTTTCTTCAACTTTCCTACCGTTCAGGGTTTTGGCAACGTAAGCGGTTTTGAATTCATGTTGCAGGACCGTACCAACGGCCCGCTGGATAAACTGGGCAATACCGCAGGTGCCTTTATCGGCGCATTAATGAAAAGAAAGGAAATAGCTTATGCCTTTACCACTTTTGCAGCAGGCAACCCGCAGTTTTCAATAGAAACAGATTATATAAAAGCAAAACAGCTGGGTGTATCCGTTAACGACCTGATGCAAACCCTGCAGATCTATTTCGGGAGCAGCTTTGTATCCGATTTCAACCGCTTCGGAAAATATTACCGGGTAATGGCGCAGGCAGATATTCCATACCGTAAGGACCCCGCGTCCCTGGATGAGATCTTTGTAAAAAACAACCTGGGTGAAATGGTACCCGTGAAAACACTGGTAAAGCTAAAGCGGGTATTTGGACCGGAAACCGTAACCCGTAACAACCTCTTCAATGCGGTTACGATCAACGGGATGCCCAAGCCAGGTTACAGTACGGGGGATGCGATCCATGCTATTGAAGAAACAGCAAAGACGGCATTACCAAGAGGCTACTCGTACGAGTGGACAGGTATTACCCGCGAGGAAAGAAGTGCCGGCAGTCAGCAGGTGTACATCTTCCTGCTCAGCATCATCTTTGTTTACTTTCTGCTTTCCGCACAGTATGAAAGTTATATACTGCCCTTTGCGGTGATCCTTACGGTGCCCGCAGGTATATTGGGTGTGTTCCTTTTCATCGGGTTTGCAGGGCTGGAAAATAATATTTATGTACAGATCGGGCTGATCATGCTCATCGGGCTGCTGGCGAAGAACGCCATCCTGATTGTGGAATATGCAGTACAGCGGCGGCGCAAAGGCATGAGCCTGGTGGCCTCCGCGCTGGAAGCCTCACGTTTACGGCTGCGCCCCATCTTAATGACCTCCTTTGCGTTCATTGTAGGAATGCTGCCGCTGGTGTTTGCAAAAGGCGCCTCGGCCATCGGTAACCACTCTATTGGCTACAGTACGGTTGGCGGCATGCTTACGGGTGTGTTGCTCGGCATCTTTATCATTCCTGTGTTGTACATCATTTTCCAGTACCTGCAGGAAAAGGTTGTGGCAAAAAGAGCTCATGAGGAGGATGACTGGGAAATGGAATAA
- a CDS encoding efflux RND transporter periplasmic adaptor subunit, translating into MKTNNHTIHTLIFVPALIALSLSLQNCVSRSANPAPQNQAPALPVMGAPESPVTVYQEFSSSLEGKENVEIRPQVDGYLEKIYVDEGAYVTAGQPLFKINAQLYNEALNNAKASLLAAQASMQKAQVDVDRLKPLVDNSVVSDVQLKTAKANYNAAAAALAQAKAMVRNAEINVSYTLIKAPVNGYIGSIPFKTGSLVGRGEAQPLTMLSDVNTMYAYFSMSEPDFIAFKNKYPGETIEQKLKNVPAVELLLADNTVYPQKGKIELVQGQFDKTIGAINFRAAFPNPNKILRSGNTGKIRLPQLFNKVLVVPQEATFEIQDKVFVFTVDAGNKVSSKPIGVSGKNAYFYFVNKGLSAGEKIVLSGTGNLKDGAQIQPQLVSADSVLKANPI; encoded by the coding sequence ATGAAAACAAACAACCATACCATTCACACACTCATTTTTGTACCGGCGCTTATTGCGCTTTCCCTTTCACTGCAAAACTGCGTCAGCAGATCTGCCAATCCGGCTCCCCAAAACCAGGCACCGGCATTGCCTGTAATGGGAGCTCCCGAATCACCTGTTACGGTGTACCAGGAATTTTCTTCATCCCTGGAAGGAAAAGAAAATGTGGAAATACGCCCGCAGGTAGACGGTTACCTGGAAAAGATCTATGTAGATGAAGGCGCCTACGTAACCGCCGGCCAGCCATTGTTTAAGATTAACGCCCAGTTATACAATGAAGCTTTGAACAATGCAAAGGCCAGCCTGCTGGCAGCACAGGCCAGCATGCAGAAAGCGCAGGTAGATGTAGACCGGCTGAAACCACTGGTGGATAACAGCGTTGTATCTGATGTACAGCTGAAAACTGCAAAAGCCAATTATAACGCCGCCGCCGCTGCACTGGCACAGGCAAAAGCGATGGTACGCAATGCTGAGATCAATGTAAGCTACACGCTGATCAAAGCACCGGTGAACGGGTACATCGGCAGCATTCCTTTTAAAACAGGAAGTCTTGTCGGACGCGGAGAAGCGCAACCGCTCACCATGCTCAGCGATGTCAATACCATGTACGCCTACTTTTCCATGAGCGAGCCCGATTTTATTGCCTTTAAAAATAAATACCCGGGCGAAACCATTGAGCAGAAATTAAAGAACGTTCCTGCTGTTGAGCTGTTATTAGCCGACAATACGGTGTACCCGCAGAAAGGAAAGATAGAGCTGGTACAGGGACAGTTTGACAAGACCATCGGCGCTATTAATTTCCGCGCAGCCTTTCCTAATCCCAATAAGATATTGAGGAGCGGCAACACCGGGAAAATACGCCTGCCGCAGCTCTTTAACAAAGTATTGGTAGTGCCACAGGAAGCCACTTTTGAGATCCAGGATAAGGTTTTTGTATTTACCGTAGATGCCGGTAACAAAGTAAGCAGTAAACCCATCGGGGTTTCCGGTAAAAATGCCTACTTCTATTTTGTGAACAAAGGACTTTCCGCGGGTGAAAAGATCGTACTCTCCGGTACCGGTAACCTGAAAGATGGCGCACAGATACAACCCCAACTGGTTTCCGCCGACAGTGTATTAAAGGCAAACCCGATTTAG
- a CDS encoding TetR/AcrR family transcriptional regulator gives MSVAERKLREKEMIRKKIIEAALQLVKHEGWESLSIRKIADAIEYSAPVIYDHFANKEAILFEISQDGFKLLLSNIHKAISKKESPQEELKALVECYWKFALKNKSYFKLMFGVGMPCCGEGKMKTEFGALQDIIYEIIKKIIIEKKTNVESACYKTHAFWSAIHGFTSIMIARSADVPQTMNVSVLDQMVVNIIQNL, from the coding sequence ATGAGTGTAGCAGAGCGTAAATTGAGGGAAAAGGAAATGATCCGCAAAAAGATCATTGAGGCAGCCTTGCAGCTGGTAAAGCATGAAGGATGGGAATCCCTGTCCATACGGAAAATAGCGGATGCGATCGAATACAGTGCTCCCGTTATCTATGATCATTTTGCCAACAAGGAGGCCATTCTTTTTGAAATTTCGCAGGACGGGTTCAAGCTGTTGTTGTCAAACATTCATAAAGCCATTTCAAAAAAAGAGTCGCCCCAGGAAGAACTGAAAGCGCTTGTAGAATGTTACTGGAAGTTTGCGCTTAAGAACAAAAGTTATTTTAAACTGATGTTTGGTGTGGGCATGCCCTGTTGCGGTGAAGGAAAAATGAAAACAGAATTCGGAGCTTTACAGGATATCATTTACGAAATCATAAAAAAAATAATCATTGAAAAGAAAACCAATGTTGAATCCGCGTGTTATAAAACACATGCATTCTGGTCAGCAATACATGGTTTTACATCGATCATGATCGCAAGAAGTGCCGATGTTCCGCAAACAATGAACGTATCGGTGTTGGATCAGATGGTGGTGAATATTATTCAAAATCTTTAA
- a CDS encoding alpha-L-arabinofuranosidase C-terminal domain-containing protein gives MQRIHTTAAHLFFRLPGAFLLLFIGMHPNGYAQQKTIVTISIQQDPEPVDPMIYGQMLENVNDSVIYGGVTDGNGNVLPHITRLLKELDIPVMRWPGGTVIHEYRWRDGIGPRKLRPVVPTYAWKGKENYQFGTDEFLQWCKEINTQPYINFNMANHPLYGGTLWEALDWIEYVNGNPDTTNGGRLRAAYGHKEPYKVQYWGIGNENYGPWGRHKEETAAGYGDRLAVWAGTIHSKYPELHLLGVGHTAAWDSTVLEKSGQAIDYLTQHYYVVSKLKDGQLQNPDNTLFAPAKMEAHLRLLSNLLGRYNKSKAGDPVRLCIDEWNNRHSVLENGEYKFTRQSPRRQFDVAVAAGMLNVFIRQSPVVGMANYIFPVNGHGLIRTIGTNDALKTPLFYLFKQYRQWMTGSKLEVTVKGPGITGAAAAATIDGDCKEIKTGNEQLTYIDAAAVRSSEKGIYISLVNRSWNTGREVAVTVPKGYKVTQTWEIADQNINAFNSVTDRDVLIPKIRTVNNRKGSYSTKLLPCAVMIVKLVRM, from the coding sequence ATGCAACGAATTCATACAACAGCGGCACACCTGTTTTTTCGATTACCGGGGGCATTCCTCTTGCTTTTTATAGGGATGCACCCAAACGGCTATGCACAACAAAAAACTATAGTCACCATCAGCATACAACAAGACCCCGAACCGGTTGACCCGATGATCTACGGGCAGATGCTGGAAAACGTCAACGACAGCGTGATCTATGGTGGCGTTACTGACGGTAACGGAAATGTGCTGCCACACATAACCCGGTTACTGAAAGAATTAGATATTCCTGTAATGCGCTGGCCCGGCGGCACGGTCATACACGAGTACCGTTGGCGCGATGGGATTGGGCCGCGTAAGCTGCGCCCGGTAGTGCCCACCTATGCCTGGAAAGGAAAAGAAAATTACCAGTTTGGAACGGATGAATTTCTGCAATGGTGTAAAGAGATCAACACCCAGCCCTATATTAATTTTAATATGGCCAACCACCCGTTATATGGCGGTACTTTATGGGAAGCGCTGGACTGGATCGAATATGTGAATGGCAACCCGGATACGACCAATGGTGGCCGCTTACGTGCGGCATATGGTCACAAAGAACCTTACAAAGTACAGTACTGGGGCATCGGCAATGAAAATTATGGCCCCTGGGGCCGGCATAAGGAGGAAACAGCCGCCGGGTATGGCGACCGGCTGGCGGTATGGGCCGGAACCATCCATAGCAAATACCCGGAGCTGCATCTTTTAGGCGTTGGACATACAGCAGCATGGGACAGTACAGTACTGGAAAAAAGCGGGCAGGCTATCGATTATCTTACACAGCATTATTATGTGGTCAGCAAGCTAAAGGACGGGCAGTTGCAGAACCCGGATAATACGCTTTTTGCACCGGCAAAAATGGAAGCGCATCTCCGGCTGCTTAGCAACCTTCTTGGCCGTTATAACAAAAGCAAAGCAGGGGATCCTGTACGGTTATGCATCGATGAATGGAACAACCGGCATTCCGTACTTGAAAACGGAGAATACAAATTTACGCGTCAGTCACCCAGGCGGCAGTTTGATGTAGCGGTGGCCGCGGGCATGTTGAATGTATTCATTCGCCAAAGCCCTGTAGTGGGCATGGCCAATTATATCTTCCCGGTAAACGGGCATGGCCTCATCCGCACTATAGGCACTAATGATGCGTTAAAGACACCGCTCTTCTATCTCTTTAAACAATACCGGCAATGGATGACGGGCTCAAAGCTGGAAGTAACCGTAAAGGGCCCCGGTATCACAGGGGCAGCCGCTGCAGCTACTATTGACGGCGATTGTAAAGAAATAAAAACGGGCAATGAGCAGCTCACTTATATTGATGCGGCAGCGGTACGATCTTCAGAAAAAGGCATTTATATTTCACTGGTCAACCGTTCCTGGAATACCGGCCGGGAAGTTGCAGTCACTGTTCCAAAAGGTTATAAAGTAACGCAGACCTGGGAAATAGCTGATCAGAATATTAATGCTTTCAATAGTGTTACAGACAGGGATGTATTGATCCCGAAGATCCGAACTGTGAATAACAGGAAAGGAAGCTACAGCACAAAGCTGCTGCCCTGCGCGGTGATGATCGTAAAACTGGTTCGGATGTAA
- a CDS encoding RagB/SusD family nutrient uptake outer membrane protein, whose protein sequence is MKKLFYLYMIILVCSCTKELNKLPLDAPSTETFPATASEMQAALVGCFSPLNLRFGENPYAIWFEMYSDIAANRDVTPNASWGTPTAGDVNTIWNTMYTVISRCNFLLDHMDRVADASEEAKQNVQATARFLRAYSYSILSQLYGDVPLIIKSQTLQEAYVGRNPKKEVTDFVLSELKAAAALLPAANQPNTMNVSSGAAWALASRVALYNEQWEDAIEAAQKVMQQEGTEYVLNPDYAALTMLSGETSKEIIWAIQFNYNDIYHQTTLSYRSRMAGGYSNRIPVQALVDAYDCTDGLSIDQSPLYDPAHPFKNRDPRLAMTIALPGSVYYGYQFETNKDSLMCWNYNVSPAVRVNNLDATHTYASFSGYCWRKYADSSEKDPTRSEINTIIIRYAEVLLNYAEAKIEAGQIDASVYTAINKIRERAGMPDIASGKTSAELRSVVRKERKVELAGEGLRYFDIIRWKIADKVLNGPCYGRNPRGFLSVAPAIDANGTPDYSKVPDKDKMRVIQVRTFINPANYVWPIPDIEIQTNKNLTQNPGY, encoded by the coding sequence ATGAAAAAGCTATTCTATTTATATATGATCATCCTGGTATGCTCCTGCACAAAGGAGCTCAACAAGCTGCCCCTGGATGCGCCTTCAACAGAAACCTTCCCGGCCACCGCATCTGAAATGCAGGCGGCATTGGTAGGATGTTTTAGTCCGCTTAATTTAAGATTTGGAGAAAATCCTTACGCCATCTGGTTTGAGATGTACTCTGACATTGCCGCCAACAGGGATGTTACGCCCAATGCTTCCTGGGGCACACCCACAGCCGGCGATGTAAACACCATCTGGAATACAATGTACACCGTTATTTCCCGATGCAATTTTTTGCTGGATCATATGGACAGGGTGGCCGATGCCAGTGAGGAGGCCAAACAGAATGTACAGGCCACTGCACGGTTTTTAAGAGCCTACAGCTACTCCATACTTTCACAATTATATGGCGATGTACCGCTGATCATCAAAAGCCAGACCTTACAGGAAGCCTATGTGGGCCGCAATCCTAAAAAGGAAGTAACTGATTTCGTGCTCTCGGAGCTAAAAGCAGCAGCTGCATTGCTTCCTGCTGCCAACCAGCCCAACACCATGAATGTTTCTTCCGGTGCCGCATGGGCGCTGGCATCAAGAGTAGCCCTCTATAATGAGCAATGGGAAGATGCCATTGAAGCCGCTCAAAAGGTAATGCAGCAGGAAGGAACAGAGTATGTGCTGAACCCCGATTACGCGGCGCTTACTATGCTGTCCGGCGAAACCTCTAAGGAGATCATCTGGGCTATCCAGTTCAATTATAACGATATCTATCATCAGACGACGCTTTCCTACCGCTCCCGGATGGCCGGGGGGTACAGCAACCGGATACCGGTGCAGGCCCTGGTAGACGCATATGACTGCACGGATGGGTTATCCATAGATCAGTCGCCTCTGTATGATCCCGCGCATCCCTTTAAAAACAGGGATCCCAGGCTGGCCATGACCATTGCGCTGCCCGGCTCTGTGTATTACGGGTACCAGTTTGAAACCAACAAGGACAGCCTGATGTGCTGGAACTACAATGTGTCTCCCGCTGTCCGTGTCAATAACCTGGATGCAACACATACCTATGCAAGTTTTTCCGGCTACTGTTGGAGAAAGTATGCAGATTCTTCGGAAAAAGATCCTACAAGATCAGAGATCAATACCATCATCATCCGCTATGCGGAGGTATTGCTGAATTATGCAGAAGCAAAAATTGAAGCAGGACAAATTGATGCATCAGTTTATACAGCCATCAATAAGATCCGGGAAAGAGCCGGTATGCCTGATATCGCCAGTGGAAAAACAAGCGCCGAGCTGCGTTCCGTTGTACGCAAAGAACGCAAAGTAGAGCTGGCCGGAGAAGGGTTGCGTTATTTTGATATTATCCGCTGGAAGATCGCAGATAAAGTGCTGAACGGGCCCTGCTATGGCCGTAACCCAAGGGGATTTCTTTCCGTAGCTCCTGCCATTGATGCCAACGGTACGCCGGATTATAGCAAGGTACCGGATAAGGATAAGATGCGGGTTATACAGGTACGTACCTTTATCAATCCGGCCAACTATGTATGGCCGATACCGGATATTGAGATACAGACCAATAAAAATCTGACACAGAACCCGGGGTATTAA